Proteins from a single region of Streptomyces sp. HUAS 15-9:
- a CDS encoding S9 family peptidase, producing MTTEPDSFPRRHARTQRFTLGAPRAFTVAPDGTRVAFLRSHSGTDRANSLWIIDVTDGRERLAADPRALLGGATEHLSPVERARRERSREGGAGIVGYATDAALELASFALSGRLFTAELRAGTARELPVPGPVIDPRPAPDGRHVAYVAGGALRVVGAEGEGDRALAEPDADGVTYGLAEFIAAEEMGRARGFWWAPESDRLLVARADDTPVRRWWIADPAHPEREPQHVAYPAAGTANADVRLFVIGLDGSRTEVAWDRARYPYLAHVHWSEAGAPLVLVQARDQRSQLFLAVDPDSGATRMVHAEEDPTWLELFPGVPCWSPSGQLVRIADEGGARVLAVGERPLTGAQLHIRAVLDVSDDDVLVSASAGEEAEAPGIGEVHVYRVNELGVERVSQDPGVHSAVRAGGVTVLISAALDRPGARVQVLRDGKPTAAVQSYAEDPGLSPRVTLTEGGARRIPCAVLMPQDYHSDTPLPVLLDPYGGPHGPRVVAAHNAHLTSQWLADQGFAVVVADGRGTPGRSPAWEKAVHRDFTVSLDDQVEALQDLAKRYPLDLSRVAIRGWSYGGWLAGLAVLRRPDVFHAGIAGAPVTDWRLYDTHYTERYLGDPAVDPESYAKSSLVTDDGLSSPAEPHRPLMIVHGLADDNVVVAHALRLSSALLAAGRPHEVLPLSGVTHMTPQEQVAENLLLLQVDFLKRSLAQPRKLP from the coding sequence ATGACGACCGAGCCTGACTCCTTCCCCCGACGGCACGCCCGCACCCAGCGGTTCACGCTCGGCGCGCCGCGTGCGTTCACCGTGGCTCCCGACGGTACCCGCGTCGCGTTCCTGCGCTCGCACTCCGGCACGGACCGGGCCAACTCTCTGTGGATCATTGACGTGACGGACGGTCGGGAGCGCCTCGCGGCCGACCCACGGGCGCTGCTGGGCGGCGCCACGGAGCATCTCTCGCCCGTGGAGCGGGCGCGCCGCGAACGCAGCCGCGAGGGGGGTGCCGGCATCGTCGGCTACGCCACCGACGCGGCCCTGGAACTGGCGTCTTTCGCCTTGTCAGGGCGGCTTTTCACGGCGGAGCTACGGGCCGGCACGGCACGTGAACTCCCGGTCCCTGGGCCGGTGATCGACCCGCGTCCCGCCCCCGACGGACGGCATGTGGCGTATGTCGCCGGGGGTGCCCTGCGGGTGGTCGGCGCGGAGGGGGAGGGGGACCGGGCGCTGGCGGAGCCCGACGCGGACGGGGTCACCTACGGATTGGCCGAATTCATCGCGGCCGAGGAGATGGGGCGTGCGCGGGGCTTCTGGTGGGCCCCGGAGTCGGACCGGCTGCTCGTTGCGCGCGCGGACGACACGCCGGTGAGGCGGTGGTGGATCGCGGATCCGGCCCACCCGGAGCGTGAGCCACAACACGTCGCGTATCCGGCGGCGGGCACCGCCAACGCGGACGTACGGCTGTTCGTGATCGGCCTCGACGGGTCCCGCACGGAGGTCGCCTGGGACCGGGCGCGCTATCCGTATCTGGCGCATGTGCACTGGTCAGAGGCGGGGGCCCCGCTGGTCCTGGTGCAGGCGCGGGACCAGCGCAGCCAGCTGTTCCTGGCCGTGGACCCGGACTCGGGGGCGACCCGGATGGTGCATGCGGAAGAAGATCCAACATGGCTGGAACTTTTCCCTGGCGTGCCCTGCTGGAGCCCCTCCGGACAGCTCGTGCGGATCGCCGACGAGGGTGGTGCGCGGGTGCTCGCGGTGGGCGAACGCCCACTGACCGGAGCCCAGTTGCACATCCGTGCGGTGCTCGACGTCTCGGACGACGACGTGCTGGTCTCGGCCTCGGCCGGCGAGGAGGCCGAGGCTCCCGGCATCGGCGAGGTGCATGTCTACCGAGTGAACGAACTCGGCGTGGAGCGCGTCTCACAAGACCCCGGCGTGCACTCGGCGGTGCGCGCTGGGGGCGTGACCGTACTGATCTCCGCCGCGCTGGACCGTCCGGGCGCTCGTGTCCAGGTACTGCGTGACGGAAAACCGACGGCGGCTGTCCAGTCGTACGCCGAAGATCCCGGTTTGTCCCCGCGGGTGACGCTCACCGAGGGGGGCGCACGGCGAATCCCGTGCGCCGTGCTTATGCCACAGGACTACCACTCCGACACTCCCCTGCCGGTTTTGCTGGACCCCTACGGTGGTCCGCACGGCCCGCGCGTGGTCGCCGCGCACAACGCGCACCTGACCTCGCAGTGGCTCGCCGACCAGGGCTTCGCGGTGGTCGTCGCCGACGGCCGAGGCACCCCGGGCCGCTCCCCCGCCTGGGAGAAGGCGGTGCACCGTGACTTCACAGTGTCCCTGGACGACCAGGTCGAGGCGCTCCAGGACCTGGCGAAGCGGTACCCCCTCGATCTGTCCCGAGTGGCGATCCGCGGGTGGTCCTACGGCGGCTGGCTCGCGGGGCTGGCCGTGCTGCGCCGCCCGGACGTCTTCCACGCGGGCATCGCGGGGGCTCCGGTCACCGACTGGCGGCTCTACGACACCCACTACACCGAGCGGTATCTGGGCGACCCCGCCGTGGACCCGGAGTCGTACGCGAAGAGCTCCCTGGTGACGGACGACGGCCTGTCCTCCCCCGCCGAGCCGCACCGCCCGCTGATGATCGTGCACGGTCTGGCCGACGACAACGTGGTGGTGGCCCACGCGCTGCGCCTGTCCTCCGCCCTGCTGGCCGCCGGCCGCCCGCACGAGGTGCTGCCGCTGTCCGGTGTCACGCACATGACCCCGCAGGAGCAGGTCGCGGAGAATCTGCTCCTCCTCCAGGTGGACTTTCTGAAGCGTTCGCTGGCACAACCTCGCAAACTTCCGTGA
- a CDS encoding ABC transporter ATP-binding protein produces the protein MTSLEMAPANIGPDGTAPLLEVRDLHVEFKVRDAVTKAVNGVNYSVNAGETLAVLGESGSGKSVTAQAIMGILDSPPGRISQGQIFFQGQDILALPENERRKLRGAKMAMIFQDALSSLNPVLSVGYQLGEMFRVHEGMSRKDAKAKAIELMDRVRIPAARQRVGDYPHQFSGGMRQRIMIAMALALEPELIIADEPTTALDVTVQAQVMDLLAELQREYNMGLILITHDLGVVADVADKIAVMYAGRIVERAPVHELYKRPAHPYTRGLLDSIPRLDQKGQELYAIKGLPPNLQQIPAGCAFNPRCAVAQDICRTDVPALVPVTEQDGTELVGRASACHFWKETIRG, from the coding sequence ATGACCAGCCTGGAGATGGCGCCCGCGAACATCGGGCCGGACGGGACCGCGCCGCTTCTCGAAGTCCGCGACCTGCACGTGGAGTTCAAGGTCCGAGACGCCGTGACGAAGGCGGTCAACGGCGTCAACTACAGCGTCAACGCGGGCGAAACGCTCGCCGTTCTCGGTGAGTCGGGCTCCGGCAAGTCCGTCACCGCGCAGGCGATCATGGGCATCCTGGACAGCCCGCCCGGACGGATCAGCCAGGGCCAGATCTTCTTCCAGGGACAGGACATCCTGGCCCTGCCGGAGAACGAGCGGCGCAAGCTGCGCGGCGCCAAGATGGCGATGATCTTCCAGGACGCCCTGTCCTCGCTCAACCCCGTGCTGTCGGTGGGCTACCAGCTCGGCGAGATGTTCCGGGTGCACGAGGGCATGTCCCGCAAGGACGCCAAGGCCAAGGCCATCGAGCTGATGGACCGGGTACGCATCCCGGCCGCCAGGCAGCGCGTCGGCGACTACCCGCACCAGTTCTCCGGCGGTATGCGCCAGCGCATCATGATCGCCATGGCGCTGGCTCTCGAGCCCGAACTGATCATCGCGGACGAGCCGACGACGGCGCTCGACGTGACCGTCCAGGCACAGGTGATGGACCTGCTCGCCGAACTCCAGCGCGAGTACAACATGGGCCTGATCCTGATCACCCATGACCTGGGTGTGGTCGCCGACGTGGCGGACAAGATCGCGGTGATGTACGCCGGCCGGATCGTCGAGCGGGCGCCCGTGCACGAGCTGTACAAGCGGCCCGCCCACCCCTACACCCGGGGTCTGCTGGACTCCATCCCCCGTCTGGACCAGAAGGGGCAGGAGCTGTACGCGATCAAGGGTCTGCCTCCCAACCTGCAGCAGATCCCGGCTGGTTGCGCCTTCAACCCCCGCTGCGCCGTGGCGCAGGACATATGCCGCACCGATGTCCCGGCCCTGGTTCCGGTGACCGAGCAGGACGGTACGGAACTGGTCGGCCGCGCCTCCGCGTGCCACTTCTGGAAGGAGACGATCCGTGGCTGA
- a CDS encoding ABC transporter ATP-binding protein: protein MAELKKDDGAGGTPNVSDVEVVKAATEDEAVTAVEAPVAQGEPILQVRNLVKHFPLTQGILLKRQVGAVRAVDGISFDLHQGETLGIVGESGCGKSTVAKLLMNLERATAGEIFYKGQDITKLSGRAMKAVRRNIQMVFQDPYTSLNPRMTVGDIIGEPFDIHPEVAPKGDRRRKVQELLDVVGLNPEYINRYPHQFSGGQRQRIGIARGLALNPEIIICDEPVSALDVSVQAQVINLMERLQDEFNLSYIFIAHDLSIVRHISDRVGVMYLGKMAEIGTDEQIYEHPTHPYTQALLSAVPVPDPEAREGRERIILTGDVPSPANPPSGCRFRTRCWKAQDKCAEEVPLLAVPERFKNSDTPAAHESACHFAEEKDVVHAV, encoded by the coding sequence GTGGCTGAGCTCAAGAAGGACGACGGGGCCGGCGGCACGCCGAATGTCTCCGACGTCGAGGTGGTGAAGGCCGCCACCGAGGACGAGGCGGTGACCGCCGTCGAGGCGCCCGTCGCGCAGGGCGAACCGATCCTGCAGGTCCGCAATCTGGTCAAGCACTTCCCGCTGACGCAGGGCATCCTGCTCAAGCGTCAGGTCGGCGCGGTCCGCGCCGTCGACGGCATCTCCTTCGACCTGCACCAGGGCGAGACCCTGGGCATCGTGGGCGAGTCCGGCTGCGGCAAGTCGACCGTCGCCAAGCTCCTGATGAACCTGGAGCGGGCGACGGCCGGCGAGATCTTCTACAAGGGCCAGGACATCACCAAGCTGTCCGGGCGCGCGATGAAGGCCGTGCGCCGCAACATCCAGATGGTCTTCCAGGACCCGTACACGTCACTCAACCCCCGTATGACCGTGGGTGACATCATCGGCGAGCCCTTCGACATCCACCCCGAGGTGGCACCGAAGGGCGACCGGCGGCGCAAGGTCCAGGAACTGCTGGACGTGGTGGGTCTGAACCCCGAGTACATCAACCGCTACCCGCACCAGTTCTCGGGCGGTCAGCGCCAGCGCATCGGCATCGCCCGCGGCCTCGCGCTCAACCCCGAGATCATCATCTGCGACGAGCCGGTCTCCGCCCTGGACGTGTCCGTCCAGGCACAGGTCATCAACCTGATGGAGCGACTGCAGGACGAGTTCAACCTCTCCTACATCTTCATCGCGCACGACCTGTCGATCGTCCGGCACATCTCGGACCGCGTCGGCGTGATGTACCTCGGCAAGATGGCCGAGATCGGCACCGACGAGCAGATCTACGAGCACCCGACGCACCCCTACACCCAGGCGCTGCTGTCGGCGGTCCCGGTGCCGGACCCGGAGGCCCGCGAGGGCCGCGAGCGGATCATCCTCACCGGTGACGTGCCGTCCCCGGCCAACCCGCCGTCGGGCTGCCGCTTCCGCACCCGCTGCTGGAAGGCCCAGGACAAGTGCGCCGAGGAGGTTCCTCTCCTGGCGGTCCCCGAGCGCTTCAAGAACTCGGACACCCCGGCGGCCCATGAGTCGGCCTGCCACTTCGCCGAGGAGAAGGACGTCGTCCACGCGGTCTGA
- a CDS encoding peptide ABC transporter substrate-binding protein, producing MRGATHAKWAACTAVMVLMAAACGGASGNGGTGGGVLSSSWGDPQNPLEPANTNEVQGGKVLDMIFRGLKRYDPKTAQARNMLAEKIATSDSQNFTVTIKDGWTFSNGEKITAKSFVDAWNYGASLKNNQKNAYFFGYIQGYDQVHPATGTQSADTLSGLQVVNDRTFTVKLNQKFSSFPDTLGYVAFAPLPRSFFSDHAAWLAKPVGNGPYMIDSYTRGFQMALTKWDGYPGADKAQNDGVTLKVYTDSDTAYTDLLAGNLDLVDDIPASQLRNVKKDLGNRYINTPAGIIQTLAFPYYDKAWDRPGAEKVRTGLSMAINRKQITDTIFQKTRTPASDWTSPVLGTEGGFKEGLCGSACDYDPAGAKRLIQEGGGLPGGQLKITYNADTGSHRMWVDAVCNSINNALGNDKACVGNPIGTFADFRNQISQHKMSGPFRAGWQMDYPLIQNFLQPLYYTNASSNDGKWSNAQFDKLVDQANAETDTAKAVSTFQQAEEVVRDNMAAIPLWYQNGSAGYSERLSNVALNPFSVPVYDEIKVG from the coding sequence ATGCGTGGAGCCACACACGCCAAGTGGGCCGCCTGCACGGCGGTGATGGTGCTCATGGCAGCCGCCTGCGGGGGCGCGAGCGGGAACGGTGGTACCGGCGGCGGAGTCCTCAGTTCCTCCTGGGGCGATCCGCAGAACCCTCTCGAACCGGCCAACACCAACGAGGTGCAGGGCGGCAAGGTCCTCGACATGATCTTCCGTGGTCTGAAGCGGTACGACCCGAAGACCGCGCAGGCCCGGAACATGCTCGCCGAGAAGATCGCCACCTCGGACTCGCAGAACTTCACCGTCACGATCAAGGACGGCTGGACCTTCAGCAACGGCGAGAAGATCACCGCCAAGTCCTTCGTGGACGCCTGGAACTACGGCGCGAGCCTGAAGAACAACCAGAAGAACGCCTACTTCTTCGGCTACATCCAGGGCTACGACCAGGTCCACCCGGCCACCGGCACACAGAGCGCCGACACGCTCTCCGGTCTGCAGGTCGTGAACGACAGGACCTTCACCGTCAAGCTGAACCAGAAGTTCTCCAGCTTCCCGGACACCCTGGGCTATGTGGCCTTCGCGCCGCTGCCCCGGTCGTTCTTCTCCGACCACGCCGCCTGGCTGGCGAAGCCGGTCGGCAACGGGCCGTACATGATCGACTCGTACACCAGGGGCTTCCAGATGGCCCTGACGAAGTGGGACGGCTACCCCGGCGCCGACAAGGCGCAGAACGACGGTGTGACCCTCAAGGTCTACACGGACAGCGACACCGCCTACACCGACCTGCTGGCCGGAAACCTCGACCTCGTCGACGACATCCCCGCCTCGCAGCTGAGGAACGTCAAGAAGGACCTCGGCAACCGCTACATCAACACCCCGGCCGGCATCATCCAGACCCTCGCCTTCCCGTACTACGACAAGGCCTGGGACAGGCCCGGCGCGGAGAAGGTCCGCACGGGCCTGTCCATGGCGATCAACCGGAAGCAGATCACCGACACGATCTTCCAGAAGACCCGCACCCCGGCGAGCGACTGGACCTCGCCCGTCCTCGGCACGGAGGGCGGCTTCAAGGAAGGCCTGTGCGGGAGCGCCTGCGACTACGACCCGGCCGGGGCCAAGAGGCTGATCCAGGAGGGCGGCGGGCTCCCCGGCGGACAGCTCAAGATCACGTACAACGCCGACACCGGCTCGCACAGGATGTGGGTGGACGCCGTGTGCAACTCCATCAACAACGCGCTCGGCAACGACAAGGCATGTGTCGGCAACCCGATCGGCACCTTCGCGGACTTCAGGAACCAGATCAGCCAGCACAAGATGAGCGGCCCCTTCCGGGCGGGCTGGCAGATGGACTACCCGCTGATCCAGAACTTCCTGCAGCCGCTCTACTACACCAACGCCTCCTCCAACGACGGCAAGTGGTCCAACGCGCAGTTCGACAAGCTCGTGGACCAGGCCAACGCCGAGACCGACACCGCCAAGGCGGTCTCCACCTTCCAGCAGGCCGAAGAGGTCGTCCGGGACAACATGGCCGCCATCCCGCTCTGGTACCAGAACGGCAGCGCGGGCTACTCGGAGCGGCTGTCCAACGTCGCCCTGAACCCCTTCAGCGTCCCCGTCTACGACGAGATCAAGGTCGGCTGA
- a CDS encoding ABC transporter permease: MGRYVVRRLLQMVPVFVGATLLIFLMVNVMGDPIAGLCGERACDPATAAQLKREFGLDKPLWQQYLTYMGNIFTGDFGTAFNGQPVTELMATAFPVTIRLTIVAILFEIVIGITLGVVTGLHRGRPVDTGVLLATLVVISVPTFVTGLLLQLLLGVQWHWIQPSVSQQAAFGELIVPGLVLAAVSLAYVTRLTRTSIAENKRSDYVRTAVAKGLPRRRVVTRHLLRNSLIPVVTFIGADIGALMGGAIVTERIFNIHGVGYQLYQGILRQNTQTVVGFVTVLVLVFLLVNLLVDLLYAVLDPRIRYA; encoded by the coding sequence ATGGGGCGCTATGTCGTCAGGCGTCTGCTCCAGATGGTCCCGGTGTTCGTCGGGGCGACGCTGCTGATCTTCCTGATGGTGAACGTGATGGGCGACCCCATCGCGGGACTGTGCGGTGAGCGCGCCTGCGACCCGGCGACGGCCGCCCAGCTGAAGCGGGAGTTCGGTCTCGACAAGCCGCTGTGGCAGCAATACCTGACCTACATGGGGAACATCTTCACCGGCGACTTCGGCACCGCGTTCAACGGCCAGCCCGTCACCGAGCTGATGGCGACCGCGTTCCCCGTCACCATCCGGCTGACGATCGTGGCGATCCTCTTCGAGATCGTCATCGGCATCACCCTCGGTGTCGTCACCGGACTGCACCGCGGCCGCCCCGTCGACACCGGAGTGCTCCTCGCCACCCTGGTCGTGATCTCCGTACCGACCTTCGTCACCGGCCTGCTGCTCCAGCTGCTCCTCGGCGTCCAGTGGCACTGGATCCAGCCCTCGGTCTCCCAGCAGGCCGCCTTCGGCGAACTGATCGTGCCGGGCCTCGTCCTGGCCGCCGTCTCCCTCGCCTACGTCACCCGGCTGACCCGCACCTCCATCGCGGAGAACAAACGGTCCGACTACGTCCGCACGGCCGTCGCCAAGGGCCTGCCCCGGCGCCGCGTCGTCACCCGGCATCTGCTGCGCAACTCGCTCATCCCCGTCGTCACCTTCATCGGCGCCGACATCGGGGCCCTGATGGGCGGCGCGATCGTCACCGAGCGGATCTTCAACATCCACGGCGTCGGCTACCAGCTCTACCAGGGCATCCTGCGGCAGAACACCCAGACGGTCGTCGGCTTCGTGACCGTCCTCGTCCTCGTCTTCCTGCTGGTCAACCTGCTCGTGGACCTGCTGTACGCCGTACTCGACCCGAGGATCCGCTATGCCTGA
- a CDS encoding ABC transporter ATP-binding protein, producing MTEPILEVSGLVKHYPLTRGILFKKQIGSVKAVDGVDFTLGRGETLGLVGESGCGKSTVARMLCNLEQPTAGSIRFRGEDITRLSGRALKAVRRHVQMVFQDPYTSLNPRMTVGDIIGEPYEIHPEAAPKGDRRRKVQELLDVVGLNPEYVNRYPHQFSGGQRQRIGIARGLALRPDVIVADEPVSALDVSIQAQVVNLLDRLQTEFELSYVFIAHDLSIVRHISDRVGVMYLGRIVEIGRDAEIYDHPTHPYTQALLSAVPVPDPEAREHRERIILTGDVPSPTNIPSGCRFRTRCWKAQERCALEVPALAVPAEFRGTTGPAAHDSACHFAEEKQVVPLEEHGNGPG from the coding sequence ATGACTGAGCCGATCCTGGAGGTCAGCGGCCTCGTCAAGCACTACCCGCTCACCCGGGGCATCCTCTTCAAGAAGCAGATCGGCTCCGTGAAGGCCGTGGACGGCGTCGACTTCACACTCGGCCGGGGCGAAACCCTGGGCCTGGTGGGCGAGTCGGGCTGCGGCAAGTCGACGGTCGCCCGGATGCTGTGCAATCTGGAGCAGCCGACGGCGGGCTCGATCCGCTTCAGGGGCGAGGACATCACGAGGCTCTCGGGCAGGGCCCTGAAGGCCGTACGGCGCCATGTCCAGATGGTCTTCCAGGACCCGTACACCTCGCTCAACCCCCGTATGACGGTGGGCGACATCATCGGGGAGCCGTACGAGATCCATCCCGAGGCGGCCCCGAAGGGCGACCGCCGCCGCAAGGTCCAGGAGCTGCTGGACGTGGTCGGCCTCAACCCCGAGTACGTCAACCGCTATCCGCACCAGTTCTCGGGCGGCCAGCGCCAGCGCATCGGCATCGCCCGCGGGCTGGCGCTGCGCCCGGACGTGATCGTCGCCGACGAGCCGGTGTCCGCGCTGGACGTCTCGATCCAGGCGCAGGTCGTCAACCTCCTGGACCGGCTCCAGACGGAGTTCGAGCTCTCCTACGTCTTCATCGCCCACGACCTCTCGATCGTGCGGCACATCTCGGACCGGGTGGGGGTGATGTACCTGGGCCGCATCGTCGAGATCGGCAGGGACGCCGAGATCTACGACCACCCCACGCACCCCTACACCCAGGCCCTCCTGTCGGCGGTCCCGGTCCCGGACCCCGAGGCCCGTGAACACCGCGAGCGCATCATCCTCACGGGTGACGTCCCGTCCCCCACGAACATCCCGTCCGGCTGCCGCTTCCGCACCCGCTGCTGGAAGGCACAGGAGCGCTGCGCGCTGGAGGTCCCGGCGCTCGCCGTACCCGCCGAGTTCCGCGGCACGACGGGTCCCGCGGCGCACGACTCGGCGTGTCACTTCGCGGAGGAGAAGCAGGTGGTCCCGCTGGAGGAACACGGCAACGGGCCGGGGTGA
- a CDS encoding ABC transporter permease, whose amino-acid sequence MPEQLHEPERAIAGTGAGSGMDLAASEAETLERTPAGPLGTGPQAKPRSLWSDAWRDLRRNPVFIVSALVIVFLVVISLWPSLIASGSPLQCNLAKSQEGSQPGAPFGYDGQGCNVYTRTVYGARTSVTVGVCASLGVALLGSALGGLAGFYGGAWDSLLSRVTDIFFAIPVVLGGLVLLSVVTSNTVWPVIGFMVLLGWPQISRIARGSVITVKQNDYVQAARALGASNSRILLRHIAPNAVAPVIVVATIALGTYISLEATLSYLGVGLKPPSVSWGIDISAASPFIRNAPHALLWPSGALAITVLAFIMLGDAVRDALDPKLR is encoded by the coding sequence ATGCCTGAGCAGTTGCACGAGCCCGAACGCGCCATCGCGGGCACCGGGGCCGGCAGCGGGATGGACCTGGCGGCGAGCGAGGCCGAGACACTGGAGAGGACTCCCGCTGGACCGCTGGGCACGGGGCCGCAGGCCAAGCCGCGCAGCCTGTGGTCCGACGCCTGGCGGGACCTGCGCCGCAACCCCGTCTTCATCGTCTCCGCGCTCGTCATCGTCTTCCTCGTCGTCATCTCCCTGTGGCCCTCGCTGATCGCCTCCGGCAGTCCCCTGCAGTGCAACCTCGCCAAGTCCCAGGAGGGCTCCCAGCCGGGCGCCCCCTTCGGGTACGACGGCCAGGGCTGCAACGTCTACACACGCACCGTCTACGGCGCCCGTACGTCCGTCACGGTCGGCGTCTGCGCCTCGCTCGGGGTCGCGCTCCTCGGGTCCGCGCTGGGCGGCCTCGCGGGGTTCTACGGCGGGGCCTGGGACTCCCTCCTGTCCCGCGTGACCGACATCTTCTTCGCGATCCCCGTCGTCCTCGGCGGTCTGGTCCTCCTCTCCGTGGTGACCAGCAACACGGTCTGGCCGGTCATCGGGTTCATGGTGCTGCTCGGCTGGCCGCAGATCTCCCGCATCGCCCGCGGCTCCGTCATCACCGTCAAGCAGAACGACTATGTGCAGGCGGCCCGCGCCCTGGGCGCCTCCAACTCGCGCATCCTGCTGCGCCACATCGCGCCCAACGCCGTCGCCCCGGTGATCGTCGTGGCGACCATCGCGCTCGGCACCTACATCTCGCTGGAGGCGACCCTGTCGTACCTCGGCGTCGGCCTGAAGCCGCCCAGCGTCTCCTGGGGCATCGACATCTCCGCCGCCTCCCCCTTCATCCGCAACGCCCCGCACGCGCTGCTGTGGCCCTCGGGCGCCCTGGCGATCACGGTCCTGGCCTTCATCATGCTCGGCGACGCGGTGCGCGACGCCCTCGACCCGAAGCTGAGGTGA
- a CDS encoding ABC transporter ATP-binding protein, with translation MLLEVRDLHVEFRTRDGVAKAVNGVAYGVDAGETLAVLGESGSGKSVSAQAVMGILDMPPGRITGGEILFRGQDLLKMKEEERRRIRGAEMAMIFQDALSALNPVLSVGEQLGEMFVVHRGMSRKDARARAIELMDRVRIPGAAQRVRDYPHQFSGGMRQRIMIAMALALEPALIIADEPTTALDVTVQAQVMDLLAELRREYDMGLILITHDLGVVADVADRIAVMYAGRIVESAPVHDIYKAPAHPYTRGLLDSIPRLDHKGRELYAIKGLPPNLMDIPPGCAFHPRCPMARDVCRTDEPPLYEVSEERGSACHFWRECLHD, from the coding sequence GTGCTGCTCGAAGTGCGTGACCTGCACGTGGAGTTCCGGACCCGGGACGGCGTCGCCAAGGCCGTGAACGGCGTCGCTTACGGCGTGGACGCGGGGGAGACCCTCGCGGTGCTCGGCGAGTCGGGATCGGGCAAATCGGTCTCCGCACAGGCCGTCATGGGCATTCTCGACATGCCGCCCGGCAGGATCACGGGCGGCGAGATCCTCTTCCGGGGCCAGGACCTGCTGAAGATGAAGGAAGAGGAGAGAAGAAGGATCCGCGGCGCCGAAATGGCGATGATCTTCCAGGACGCCCTGTCGGCGCTGAACCCCGTGCTCTCCGTGGGCGAGCAGCTCGGCGAGATGTTCGTCGTGCACCGGGGCATGTCACGCAAGGACGCGCGGGCCAGGGCGATCGAGTTGATGGACCGGGTGCGCATCCCGGGCGCCGCCCAGCGCGTGCGCGACTATCCCCACCAGTTCTCGGGCGGAATGCGCCAGCGCATCATGATCGCCATGGCGCTGGCCCTGGAGCCGGCGCTGATCATCGCCGACGAGCCCACCACCGCCCTCGACGTCACCGTCCAGGCCCAGGTCATGGATCTGCTCGCGGAACTGCGGCGCGAGTACGACATGGGGCTGATCCTCATCACCCACGACCTCGGCGTGGTCGCCGACGTCGCCGACCGCATCGCCGTCATGTACGCGGGACGGATCGTCGAGTCGGCCCCGGTCCACGACATCTACAAGGCGCCCGCCCACCCGTACACACGCGGCCTGCTCGACTCCATCCCGCGCCTGGACCACAAGGGCCGGGAGCTCTACGCCATCAAGGGTCTGCCGCCGAACCTGATGGACATCCCGCCGGGCTGCGCCTTCCACCCGCGCTGCCCGATGGCCCGGGACGTGTGCCGCACGGACGAGCCCCCGCTGTACGAGGTCTCCGAGGAGCGCGGCAGCGCCTGCCACTTCTGGCGGGAGTGCCTCCATGACTGA
- a CDS encoding DUF397 domain-containing protein, translated as MIRDTPTGDVPEFAWFKSSYSSSSDIDSCVELATTPTTVHVRDSKHAAGPRLALSPEAWSAFVPYASQG; from the coding sequence ATGATCCGCGACACCCCGACAGGGGACGTTCCCGAGTTCGCCTGGTTCAAGAGCAGCTACAGCAGCAGCAGCGACATCGACTCCTGCGTCGAACTCGCCACCACCCCCACCACCGTCCACGTCCGCGACTCCAAGCACGCCGCAGGCCCCCGCCTCGCACTCTCGCCGGAGGCCTGGTCCGCCTTCGTGCCGTACGCGTCCCAAGGCTGA